ACCCGGTGGTCGTCGGTCCACTGAATCGGGTCGTCGGGATAGTCGAGTTCACGCAGACTGGCGGCCACGTCGGCCTCCGTCGCGCCGAATCCGGTCAGCATGTCCGCCAGCGCGTCGTCGATGTCGAAATCGGGCGACCGGGACTTGCGCTCGACGCTCTCCCAGTTGCGGTCGATGATGCTGGCGAGCCACTGGTCCATCTCCTCCTCGATGAAATCGACCTCTTCGACGGGGTCGAACGTGCCGATTTCGACCGGTTCGCCCTCCTCGTTGGTGCCGCCGGAGGCGTCCACGACGTTGAGTATCGCGTCGGCGTTCGTGAGTTCGTCCAGAAACTGGTTGCCGAGTCCGCGGCCCTCGTGGGCGCCCGGCACCAGTCCGGCCACGTCGAGCAGTTCGACGGGGACGTAGCGTTTCCCGTCGTGGCAGTTCTCGTCGCCACAGCGCTCGTCGCGTTCGAGACAGGGGCAGTCGGTCCGTGCGTGGCTGACGCCGCGGTTCGCGTCGATGGTCGTGAACGGGTAGTTCGCCACGTCCACGTCGGCCATCGTCGCGGCCTTGTAGAAGGTGGACTTGCCCGCGTTGGGCTTGCCCGCCAGCGCGATGGAAATCATGCGAGAAGCTACCGGCGTATCGGGGAACTGCCTTTCGGTTCCGCGAGTTCCGAGGGTCGCTAGTCGTCGCGCAAGAGTCGCTGTTCTCGCGCGGCCGACCGCCAGCGGTCGGCCGCGACGACGCTCAGAACGCGCCGAGACTCGACTGTAACTGTCGGTCGCTTTCGTCCTCGCTAATTTCGTAGCCCACCAAGTCCCGTAAATCGACTGCGTAGGTCGTGCCGCCCTGCGCTAGCACCAGCACGCGGCCCTGCACGCCGAGAACTTCGCCGGTCGCCAGCGTTTCTGCGACTGGTTGGGCCGAGAGGTCGAGACCGTACTCGAAGTCGAATCGCTCGATGGGTTCGAACTCCGCGAGGGTGTCGCGCCACGCCGCGGCGTCCACGTCGCGGTGAAGCCCCGTTATCTTGTCGGGGACGCGAACGCGGTCGGTGAACTCCTCGGCCAGTTGCGATTCGATGTCGCGGGCGACCCGGCCGTTCTCGACCGTTCGGAGGTGGGCCGCGCGGTCCGCGCCCTGCTCTCGGAGGCGTGTCCGGAGTCGCCACTCCTTGGTCACGCCGACCTTGAACGTCGCGGGCGCGAACGCCGCGAGGTAGATGGCGTGGTCGTCGTAGCAGTCCATCTCGTCTTTGAGACAACTCCCGGTACACCGAGCGCAGACCCACGTTCGGGTGTGTTGGTCGCAGTAGGGTGCGCCCTCGTTCGCACACTCGTAGTGGGTCGGGCCGTCGAGCGCGCCCGCACAGCGACGCTCCCCGAGCGAATAGCCGAGGGTGCGGCCGGGGTCGAGTCGCTCGCGGCGGACCTCGCCCTCGTCGGCGACGACCAGCGCGGCGCGCACGCGCTGGTCGTCCGTCTCGCTCACAGTCGCACCGCTCGCGTCCGTGTCGCCCTCGCGCTCGGTCTCGTACCCGACGATTTGCACGCCGCTGGCTACGGGGTCGGCTCCTAAAGGCGTGCGGTTTGGTGCGTCAACGGGTCAATGTAGCTTGCGCAACCTTATACAAATAATATCTAGTCCTACATTTAGTATTTATACCTAAGAAAAATTCATTATCTATCACGATTATTTACACACGTCATGTCTCACAATGACAACGGTGTGTCGAGGCGAAACGTACTGAAAGGGGTCGGCGCGTCCGTGGCGGCCGCAGGTGTGGGAACCGGTCTCGCGGCCGCGAAACCCGACGACACGGTCGAAGTCAACGTCGGGTTCAACTCCGAGCGCGGTCGTCAGGCCGCGCTCAGTCGGGCCGACGAGACCGTCCGGACGTTCAACTCCATCGACGTGCTGACGCTCCGCCTGCCAAAGCAGGCGGTGACGGCGCTCGAAACGAATCCGAACGTCCGCTACGTCGAGGAGAACGGGACGATGGAGGCGTTCGCTCAAACCCTGCCGTGGGGCGTTGACCGCGTGGACGCGGAGGTCGCCCACGCGAACGGGGAGACGGGCGCTGGCGCGGACATCGCCATCGTGGACACGGGCATCGACGACGACCACCCCGACCTGCAAGCCAACCTCGGGCGGGGCAAGGCCTTTGTCTCCTGCGGGAACGGCGGTTACTTCGGGAACTGCCAGTTCTCGGGCAACAACAACGCCTGTAACGAACCGTGGTCCGACGACAACGACCACGGCACCCACTGCGCGGGCATCGCCGACGCGGTGGACAACACCGAGGGCGTCGTGGGAGTCTCGACGGAGGCGACCCTCCACGCGGTCAAGGTGCTGGACTGTTCGGGGAGCGGGACGTTCTCGGACATCGCGGCGGGCGTCGAGTACGTCGCCGACCAAGGCTGGGACGTGGCCAGCATGAGTCTCGGCGGCAGTTCGGGGTCCTCCGCGCTCAAGGACGCCGTCGAGTACGCGCAGGGCGAGGGCGTCCTGCTCGTCGCGGCCGCGGGCAACGACGGCCCGTGTACCGGCTGTGTGGGCTACCCTGCCGCCTACGACGAAGTCGTCGCGGTCAGTTCGACCGACTCGAACGACGACCTCTCGGAGTTCTCCTCGCAGGGTCCCGAAATCGAACTCGCCGCGCCCGGAACCGACATCTACTCGACGGTGCCCGGCGGCTACGCCACCTTCTCGGGCACGTCGATGGCGTGTCCGCACGTCGCGGGCGGAGGTGGCCAACTCATGGCGAACGGCGCGACCAACGGCGACGCCCGCAGTCAGTTGAAGTCCACCGCCGAGAACATCGGCCTGTCGAGCAACGAATCGGGAGCGGGCCTGTTGGACGTGGCCGCCGCACTCGGTCTCGACTCGTCGGACGATACGTGACCTCGCGTTCGAGCGGTCACGCGCTCATTTTTCCGAGGAAATGATGAGAATTCGAAACAGAGAAATCTGGCCCCTAACCCCTGGAAATGCTCTGCTAATCGTTTATTTTACATATTAGCTAGAACATTTATATATCATAATCATTATTTTACAATTGTCATGGGAGATAATGACAATGGTGTGTCGAGGCGTAACGTGCTGAAAGTGGCCGGTGCGTCCGTCGCAACGGCGGCGGCGAGCGGACTCGCGGCCGCGAAACCCGACGACACGGTCGAGGTCAACGTCGGGTTCAAGTCCGAGCGCGGTCGCCAAGCCGCGCTCAGTCAGGCCGACGAGACCGTTCGGACGTTCGACTCCCTCGATGTCGTGACGATTCGCGTGGCGAAGCGGGCGGCGACGGGACTGTCGAAGAACCCGAACGTCGAGTTCGTCGAGGAGAACGGCACGATGGAGGCGCTTGCCGAAACTCTCCCGTGGGGGCAGGACCGCATCGACGCCGACGTGCTACACGCGAACGGAGAACTCGGTAGCGGTGCCAACGTGGCCATCGTGGACACGGGCATCGACGACGACCACCCGGACCTGACCGACCACCTCGGGGCGGGCAAGGCGTTCGTCACCTGTAACACAAAGGGTGGCTGTCGCTACGGCGCGAAACCCGCGAACAACACCTGTACCTACTCGTGGACGGACGACAACAACCACGGGACCCACTGTGCGGGCATCGCGGCGGGCGACGACAACAGTCAGGGCGTCATCGGTTCCGCGCCCGACGTGACGCTTCACTCCGTGAAGGTCCTCGACAAGTGCGGCAGCGGCTCGTACTCCGACATCGCGGCCGGAATCGAGTGGGTCGCCAATCAGGGCTACGACGTTGCCTCGATGAGTCTCGGCGGAAGCGCGTCCAGTACAGTCGAGACCGCGGTCCAGTACGCCAGCAGTCAGGGTGTTTTCCTCGTCGCGGCCGCGGGTAACTCCGGACCGTGTACCGACTGCGTGGGCTACCCCGCGGCCTACCCCGAGGTCATGGCCGTGAGTTCAACCGCGAGCGACGACAGCCTCTCGGACTTCTCCTCGACCGGTCCCGAAGTGGACATCGCCGCGCCCGGCACCGACATCTACTCGTCGGTCGCCAACGGCGGCTACGCCACCTACTCGGGCACGTCGATGGCGACGCCCCACGTCGCTGGCGTCGCGGGGCAACTCGCCGCCGACGGC
This genomic stretch from Halorussus pelagicus harbors:
- a CDS encoding S8 family peptidase, whose protein sequence is MGDNDNGVSRRNVLKVAGASVATAAASGLAAAKPDDTVEVNVGFKSERGRQAALSQADETVRTFDSLDVVTIRVAKRAATGLSKNPNVEFVEENGTMEALAETLPWGQDRIDADVLHANGELGSGANVAIVDTGIDDDHPDLTDHLGAGKAFVTCNTKGGCRYGAKPANNTCTYSWTDDNNHGTHCAGIAAGDDNSQGVIGSAPDVTLHSVKVLDKCGSGSYSDIAAGIEWVANQGYDVASMSLGGSASSTVETAVQYASSQGVFLVAAAGNSGPCTDCVGYPAAYPEVMAVSSTASDDSLSDFSSTGPEVDIAAPGTDIYSSVANGGYATYSGTSMATPHVAGVAGQLAADGQSASQIRSTLESSAENIGLSSNESGAGLLDAAAALGYDSSDDT
- a CDS encoding redox-regulated ATPase YchF: MISIALAGKPNAGKSTFYKAATMADVDVANYPFTTIDANRGVSHARTDCPCLERDERCGDENCHDGKRYVPVELLDVAGLVPGAHEGRGLGNQFLDELTNADAILNVVDASGGTNEEGEPVEIGTFDPVEEVDFIEEEMDQWLASIIDRNWESVERKSRSPDFDIDDALADMLTGFGATEADVAASLRELDYPDDPIQWTDDHRVALARDVRARTKPIILVANKADVAPPENIERLKETGKPVIPATAEGELALRQAEQAGAIDYDPGDEDFEVVGDLSDDQQAGLEKIREVMGEWGGTGVQESLNAGVYDLLDRITAYPVQNETKWTDAKGNVLPDAFLLPRGATPKDLAYAVHSDIGDGYLHAVNGKTNREISDEYEMEEGDVVKIVSTAK
- a CDS encoding DUF2797 domain-containing protein; this encodes MQIVGYETEREGDTDASGATVSETDDQRVRAALVVADEGEVRRERLDPGRTLGYSLGERRCAGALDGPTHYECANEGAPYCDQHTRTWVCARCTGSCLKDEMDCYDDHAIYLAAFAPATFKVGVTKEWRLRTRLREQGADRAAHLRTVENGRVARDIESQLAEEFTDRVRVPDKITGLHRDVDAAAWRDTLAEFEPIERFDFEYGLDLSAQPVAETLATGEVLGVQGRVLVLAQGGTTYAVDLRDLVGYEISEDESDRQLQSSLGAF
- a CDS encoding S8 family peptidase, producing the protein MSHNDNGVSRRNVLKGVGASVAAAGVGTGLAAAKPDDTVEVNVGFNSERGRQAALSRADETVRTFNSIDVLTLRLPKQAVTALETNPNVRYVEENGTMEAFAQTLPWGVDRVDAEVAHANGETGAGADIAIVDTGIDDDHPDLQANLGRGKAFVSCGNGGYFGNCQFSGNNNACNEPWSDDNDHGTHCAGIADAVDNTEGVVGVSTEATLHAVKVLDCSGSGTFSDIAAGVEYVADQGWDVASMSLGGSSGSSALKDAVEYAQGEGVLLVAAAGNDGPCTGCVGYPAAYDEVVAVSSTDSNDDLSEFSSQGPEIELAAPGTDIYSTVPGGYATFSGTSMACPHVAGGGGQLMANGATNGDARSQLKSTAENIGLSSNESGAGLLDVAAALGLDSSDDT